A genomic region of Bradyrhizobium sp. ORS 278 contains the following coding sequences:
- a CDS encoding TauD/TfdA family dioxygenase encodes MNVDARVQPASQRSSIEIVPTGAALGAEVRNVDLRHLDDQAFASLLQAFHDHSVLLVRGQNLTDQDLIAFSRRFGDLDFAPIQENGRRFVDGLPEIYIVSNVKVNGEAIGSLGAGEAVWHTDMSYLDTPPIASALYALEIPPVGGNTSFCSMYAVYDALPADLKARIADLKIKHDGTYNSGGFVRQGVTPTDDPRTSPGAVHPLVCTHPDSGRQMLYLGRRRNAYLTGLELAESEALLDEIWTHVARPAFAWEHAWKVGDLVIWDNRCTMHRRDPFDDHSRRIMHRTQIKGTQRPH; translated from the coding sequence ATGAACGTCGATGCCCGCGTGCAACCAGCCTCCCAGCGATCATCGATCGAGATCGTTCCGACAGGTGCGGCGCTCGGCGCCGAGGTCCGCAACGTCGATCTCCGGCACCTCGACGATCAGGCGTTCGCGTCCTTGCTCCAAGCTTTCCACGACCATTCCGTGCTGCTCGTTCGCGGGCAGAACCTGACCGACCAGGACCTGATCGCCTTCAGCCGCCGCTTCGGCGATCTGGACTTTGCTCCGATCCAGGAGAATGGCCGGCGCTTCGTTGACGGCCTGCCGGAGATCTACATCGTCTCGAACGTGAAGGTGAATGGCGAGGCCATCGGCAGTCTCGGCGCCGGCGAAGCCGTGTGGCACACGGACATGTCGTATCTCGACACGCCGCCGATCGCCAGCGCGCTCTATGCGCTGGAGATTCCGCCGGTGGGCGGCAATACCTCGTTCTGCAGCATGTACGCCGTCTACGACGCGCTTCCTGCTGATCTCAAAGCCCGCATCGCCGATCTCAAGATCAAGCATGACGGCACCTACAACAGCGGCGGATTCGTCCGGCAGGGCGTGACGCCCACCGATGATCCGCGCACGTCGCCTGGCGCGGTCCACCCGCTGGTCTGCACGCATCCCGACTCTGGCCGGCAGATGCTCTACCTCGGCCGCCGTCGCAATGCGTATCTGACGGGCCTGGAACTCGCCGAATCGGAGGCGCTGCTCGACGAAATCTGGACCCATGTCGCGCGGCCCGCATTCGCCTGGGAGCATGCGTGGAAGGTCGGCGATCTCGTCATCTGGGACAATCGCTGCACCATGCATCGGCGCGATCCGTTCGATGATCATTCCAGGCGAATCATGCATCGGACCCAGATCAAGGGAACACAGCGCCCGCACTGA
- a CDS encoding TauD/TfdA family dioxygenase, translating into MNHRSNVARSAESSLVQVLPTGKALGAEVCNVDLRSFDDWAFASFMRALLKHQVLLVRWQRLTDRDIAAFSRRFGHADLHYTSYGTTRGESLSFCSLYAAYDALSPAMRSRVAHLKVRQRTIDTADDGRRTIFAGPVHPLVGLHADTGRSMLALGQRRHSYVVGLEQDESEALLNDLWQLAERPEFSWTHTCRGGDLIVWDTRCTIHRHEAPDMPRLLHSPPLWNAMPTA; encoded by the coding sequence GTGAATCACAGAAGCAACGTTGCGCGAAGCGCCGAAAGCAGCCTCGTCCAGGTACTCCCGACCGGCAAGGCGCTTGGTGCCGAGGTCTGCAATGTCGACCTCAGATCCTTCGACGATTGGGCATTCGCCTCCTTCATGCGCGCGCTGCTCAAACACCAGGTGCTGCTCGTGCGCTGGCAGCGTCTCACCGACCGCGACATCGCGGCGTTCAGCCGGCGCTTCGGTCATGCCGATCTTCACTACACGTCGTATGGCACGACGCGGGGCGAGAGCCTGTCGTTCTGCAGCCTGTACGCGGCGTATGACGCGCTGTCGCCGGCGATGCGCAGCCGCGTCGCTCATCTGAAGGTTCGTCAGCGCACGATCGACACCGCCGATGATGGTCGCCGCACCATCTTTGCGGGTCCGGTGCACCCGCTGGTCGGCCTGCACGCCGACACCGGCCGCTCGATGCTGGCGCTTGGACAGCGCCGCCATTCCTATGTGGTCGGCCTCGAGCAGGACGAGTCTGAAGCGCTACTCAATGACCTCTGGCAGCTCGCCGAACGTCCCGAGTTCAGTTGGACTCACACCTGCCGTGGCGGCGACCTCATCGTGTGGGACACGCGTTGCACGATCCACCGGCACGAGGCGCCGGACATGCCGCGACTGCTGCACAGCCCGCCGCTTTGGAACGCCATGCCGACCGCCTGA
- a CDS encoding phytoene/squalene synthase family protein, with amino-acid sequence MSEPSASSDAAFCAGLVREHDFDRYASTLFVAPEIRRALLSLFAFNIEISRIRDVVSQPLPGEVRLQWWHDALSGQAHGGIEGNPVAAELLSTVQRFALPVARLTRLIDEHQFDLYNDPMPTMAALDGYLGDTCGTMFALAAQIMAPPFEGADHLAHHAGIALGLLQVIASLPRDAAHRQLYVPLDLLERHGVPQEEVFAGKATPAIRALLADLRAQAQQHLDHTLQLSREAPPAARPALLPLALVRRDLAREAGDPFLPQPRSRLATLWTLWRAARTGSFRGR; translated from the coding sequence ATGAGCGAGCCGAGCGCCTCGAGCGACGCCGCATTCTGCGCGGGCCTAGTCCGCGAACATGATTTCGATCGTTATGCGTCGACGCTGTTCGTTGCGCCGGAGATCCGGCGGGCGCTGCTGTCGCTCTTTGCCTTCAACATCGAGATCAGCCGTATCCGCGACGTCGTCTCCCAGCCGCTGCCGGGCGAGGTGCGATTGCAGTGGTGGCACGATGCGCTGAGCGGGCAGGCGCATGGCGGAATCGAAGGCAATCCGGTTGCCGCCGAACTGTTGTCGACGGTACAACGTTTTGCACTTCCGGTGGCGCGGCTGACGCGACTGATCGACGAGCACCAGTTCGATCTCTACAACGACCCGATGCCGACCATGGCCGCCTTGGACGGTTATCTCGGCGACACGTGCGGAACAATGTTTGCTCTTGCTGCTCAGATCATGGCGCCGCCGTTCGAGGGCGCTGATCACCTGGCGCATCACGCCGGCATTGCACTTGGGCTCCTGCAGGTGATCGCGTCGCTGCCGCGGGATGCCGCGCATCGGCAACTCTATGTTCCGCTCGATCTGCTCGAGCGGCACGGCGTCCCGCAGGAGGAGGTGTTCGCCGGCAAGGCGACGCCTGCGATCCGGGCCTTGCTGGCGGACCTGCGCGCGCAGGCCCAACAGCACCTCGATCATACCCTGCAATTGTCGCGCGAGGCGCCGCCGGCAGCGCGGCCAGCGCTGTTGCCGCTGGCGCTCGTCCGTCGTGATCTGGCGCGCGAAGCGGGCGACCCGTTCCTGCCGCAGCCGCGCTCGCGTCTCGCGACGCTCTGGACGCTGTGGCGCGCGGCCAGAACGGGGAGCTTTCGCGGTCGTTGA
- a CDS encoding Mth938-like domain-containing protein encodes MATANDTPHFPRFAPIDGYGKGGFAFADMSHRGSLLCLPDSIWAWDVTQPGQIDRYSLQRVFDAANKIDTLIVGTGNEVWIPPAALRSALRGVGVVLDAMQTGPAIRTYNVMIGERRRVAAALIAVP; translated from the coding sequence ATGGCCACTGCGAACGACACACCCCACTTCCCTCGGTTCGCGCCGATCGACGGCTACGGCAAAGGCGGTTTCGCCTTCGCCGACATGTCGCATCGCGGCTCGCTGCTATGCCTGCCCGATTCGATCTGGGCCTGGGATGTCACCCAGCCCGGCCAGATCGACCGCTACTCGCTGCAGCGCGTGTTCGATGCGGCGAACAAGATCGACACGCTGATCGTCGGCACCGGAAACGAGGTCTGGATTCCGCCGGCCGCACTGCGGTCGGCATTGCGCGGTGTTGGCGTCGTGCTCGACGCCATGCAGACTGGGCCCGCCATCCGCACCTACAACGTCATGATCGGCGAGCGGCGGCGGGTTGCCGCCGCGCTCATCGCCGTGCCATGA
- the secF gene encoding protein translocase subunit SecF, which yields MTHWFLIGLGILIAVLTVVSALGLLPSLRIVPDDTHFDFTQFRRISFPISAALSILAIVLFFTHGLNLGIDFRGGSLLEVRAKSGTADIAGMRATLSTLGLGEVQLQQFGADTDASVLIRIAEQPGGDAAQQEAANKVKAAIGDSVEYRRIEVVGPRVSGEFLAVGLLGLMLAIVSILIYLWFRFEWQFALGAMIANVHDIVLTIGFMSISQVDFDLTSIAALLTILGYSLNDTVVIYDRIREMLRRYKKMPMPQLLNESINSTLSRSIITHVTVTLALLALLLFGGPAIHSFTAVMMFGVVLVGTYTSIFIASPILIYLGVHAMRAEAQDDKPAAKKKTP from the coding sequence GTGACACACTGGTTTCTCATCGGGCTTGGCATCCTGATCGCGGTGCTGACGGTGGTCAGCGCGCTCGGCCTGCTGCCGTCGCTGCGCATCGTTCCCGACGACACGCATTTCGACTTCACGCAGTTTCGCCGCATCAGCTTCCCGATCTCGGCGGCGCTGTCGATCCTGGCGATCGTGCTGTTCTTCACCCATGGCCTCAACCTCGGCATCGACTTCCGCGGCGGCAGCCTGCTCGAGGTGCGGGCCAAGTCGGGCACCGCCGACATCGCCGGAATGCGCGCGACGCTCTCGACGCTCGGTCTTGGCGAAGTGCAGTTGCAGCAGTTCGGTGCTGATACCGATGCATCGGTTCTGATCCGTATCGCCGAGCAGCCGGGCGGCGACGCCGCGCAGCAGGAGGCTGCCAACAAGGTGAAGGCGGCGATCGGTGATTCCGTCGAGTATCGCCGCATCGAGGTCGTGGGCCCGCGTGTCTCCGGTGAGTTCCTGGCCGTCGGTCTACTCGGCCTCATGCTCGCGATCGTCTCGATCCTGATCTATCTCTGGTTCCGCTTCGAGTGGCAGTTCGCGCTCGGCGCCATGATCGCCAACGTCCACGACATCGTGCTGACGATCGGCTTCATGTCGATCAGCCAGGTCGATTTCGACCTGACCAGCATCGCGGCGCTGCTGACCATTCTCGGCTATTCGCTGAACGACACCGTCGTCATTTACGACCGAATCCGCGAGATGCTGCGTCGCTACAAGAAGATGCCGATGCCGCAGCTTCTCAACGAGTCGATCAACTCGACGCTGTCGCGCTCGATCATCACCCACGTCACGGTGACGCTGGCGCTGCTCGCGCTGCTGTTGTTCGGCGGTCCGGCGATCCACAGCTTCACGGCTGTCATGATGTTCGGCGTGGTGCTGGTCGGCACCTACACCTCTATCTTCATCGCGTCTCCGATCCTGATCTATCTCGGCGTGCACGCGATGCGCGCCGAGGCGCAGGACGACAAGCCGGCGGCGAAAAAGAAAACCCCGTGA
- the secD gene encoding protein translocase subunit SecD yields MLYFTRWKALGIILTALVVCLCAVPNFFPEATVKTWPAWAQRHIVLGLDLQGGSYLLLEVDSNYVKKERLDSVRDDVRRTLRDAKIGYTGLTSKGDGVEVKITKDTDVPTALSKLRDLSQPLGGLLGSSGQRSLEVSDAGNSLIRLTIPQAAITERVRQTIEQSIQIVERRINELGTVEPVIQRQGTDRILVQVPGLQDPTQLKNLLGRTAKMEFRMVDTTVSPEQALQGRVPPDSEVLQSATSPNQPYVVKKQVLVSGGDLSDAQTGFDQRTNEPIVSFRFNSAGARKFAQATTENVGQPFAIVLDNKVISAPVIREPITGGSGQISGNFTVQSANELAILLRAGALPAPLTVIEERTVGPGLGADSIAKGELASYVGSILVIVFMLVTYRLFGVFANIAVVVNVAMIFGVLSLLNATLTLPGIAGIVLTVGIAVDSNVLIYERIREELRGGRNAISAIDAGFKRALATILDSNITTFIAAAVLFYIGTGPVRGFAVTLGIGILTTVFTAFTLTRLIVAWWVRWKRPQSVPI; encoded by the coding sequence ATGTTGTATTTCACGCGGTGGAAGGCGCTGGGCATCATCCTCACGGCGCTCGTGGTGTGCCTGTGCGCGGTGCCCAACTTCTTTCCCGAAGCGACGGTCAAGACCTGGCCGGCCTGGGCGCAGCGCCATATCGTTCTCGGCCTCGACCTGCAGGGCGGCTCCTATCTGCTGCTCGAAGTCGACTCCAACTACGTCAAGAAGGAGCGGCTCGATTCCGTGCGCGATGACGTGCGCCGGACGCTCCGCGATGCCAAGATCGGCTACACCGGATTGACGAGCAAGGGCGACGGCGTCGAGGTCAAGATCACGAAGGACACCGACGTGCCGACCGCGCTGTCCAAGCTGCGTGATCTGTCGCAGCCGCTCGGCGGCCTGCTCGGCTCCAGCGGCCAGCGCAGTCTCGAGGTGAGCGATGCCGGCAACAGCCTGATCCGTCTGACGATCCCGCAGGCTGCGATCACCGAGCGCGTGCGCCAGACGATCGAGCAGTCGATCCAGATCGTCGAGCGCCGCATCAACGAGCTCGGCACGGTCGAGCCGGTGATCCAGCGTCAGGGCACCGACCGCATCCTGGTGCAGGTCCCCGGTCTGCAGGATCCGACCCAGCTGAAGAACCTGCTCGGCCGGACCGCCAAGATGGAATTCCGTATGGTCGACACGACGGTGTCGCCCGAGCAGGCGCTGCAGGGTCGGGTGCCTCCGGACTCCGAAGTGCTCCAGAGCGCCACCTCGCCGAACCAGCCTTATGTCGTGAAGAAGCAGGTGCTGGTCTCCGGCGGAGATCTGTCCGACGCGCAGACCGGCTTCGACCAGCGCACCAATGAGCCGATCGTCTCGTTCCGCTTCAACTCGGCCGGAGCGCGCAAATTTGCGCAGGCGACGACCGAGAACGTCGGCCAGCCCTTCGCGATCGTGCTCGACAACAAGGTGATCTCGGCGCCGGTCATCCGCGAGCCGATCACCGGCGGCTCGGGCCAGATCTCCGGCAATTTCACCGTGCAGTCCGCCAACGAGCTGGCCATTCTGCTGCGCGCCGGCGCGCTGCCGGCGCCGCTCACGGTGATCGAGGAGCGCACCGTCGGTCCCGGCCTCGGTGCCGACTCGATCGCCAAGGGCGAGCTCGCCTCCTATGTCGGCTCGATCCTGGTCATCGTGTTCATGCTGGTGACCTACCGGCTGTTCGGCGTGTTCGCCAACATCGCCGTCGTCGTGAACGTCGCGATGATCTTCGGCGTGCTGTCGCTGCTCAACGCGACGCTGACCTTGCCCGGCATCGCCGGCATCGTGCTGACGGTCGGCATCGCCGTGGACTCCAACGTGCTGATCTATGAGCGTATCCGCGAGGAGCTGCGCGGCGGCCGCAACGCGATCTCGGCGATCGACGCCGGGTTCAAGCGGGCGCTGGCGACCATTCTCGACTCCAACATCACCACCTTCATCGCCGCCGCCGTGCTGTTCTACATCGGCACCGGCCCGGTGCGCGGCTTCGCCGTGACGCTCGGCATCGGCATCCTCACCACGGTCTTCACCGCCTTCACGCTGACCCGTCTGATCGTCGCGTGGTGGGTGCGGTGGAAGCGGCCGCAAAGCGTGCCAATCTAG
- the yajC gene encoding preprotein translocase subunit YajC: MLITPAYAQAAGAGDTNSMLMSLLPFALIFVIMYFLILRPQQKKVKEHADLVKNVRRGDTIVTQGGLVGKVTKVVDDDQVEFEIADGVRVRQMRQMITGVRTKGEPAKADSKADAKDEKAAS; encoded by the coding sequence ATGCTGATTACCCCTGCCTATGCCCAGGCCGCCGGCGCTGGCGATACCAACAGCATGCTGATGTCGCTGCTGCCGTTCGCGCTGATCTTCGTGATCATGTATTTCCTGATCCTGCGGCCGCAGCAGAAGAAGGTCAAAGAGCACGCCGACCTCGTCAAGAACGTCCGCCGCGGCGATACCATCGTGACCCAGGGCGGTCTGGTCGGCAAGGTCACCAAGGTGGTCGACGACGACCAGGTCGAGTTCGAGATCGCCGACGGCGTTCGCGTCCGCCAGATGCGCCAGATGATCACGGGCGTCCGAACCAAGGGCGAGCCCGCCAAAGCCGACTCGAAGGCCGATGCGAAGGACGAGAAGGCCGCGAGCTGA
- a CDS encoding ATP-binding protein codes for MSKKPAKAPARTSVKTVFRPIAKGPTTAVHKPPKVAAKRPARVPADDAPERIARALEAIAAHLAATSPRTTPALDLNAADAFVWHPDGRLSTVPRVSRVEIDLLKGIDRMRDILIENTERFANGLPANNALLWGARGMGKSSLVKAAHATINLARKPADRLKLIEIHREDIESLPALMDILRAAPFHFIVFCDDLSFDGNDASYKSLKAVLEGGIEGRPENVILYATSNRRHLLARDMIENERSTAINPGEAVEEKVSLSDRFGLWLGFHRCSQDEYLAMVRGYCSHFGIAADDDELERDALEWATTRGSRSGRVAWQFTQDLAGRLGVRLSAK; via the coding sequence ATGTCGAAAAAACCAGCCAAAGCCCCCGCCCGCACCTCCGTCAAAACCGTGTTCAGACCGATCGCCAAAGGTCCCACAACCGCGGTGCACAAGCCGCCGAAGGTCGCGGCAAAACGTCCCGCCAGAGTCCCGGCCGACGATGCCCCCGAGCGGATCGCCCGCGCGCTGGAGGCGATCGCGGCGCATCTTGCCGCAACTTCGCCGCGCACCACGCCCGCTCTCGATCTGAACGCGGCCGATGCGTTCGTCTGGCATCCGGACGGCCGGCTGTCGACGGTGCCGCGCGTCAGCCGCGTCGAGATCGATCTGCTCAAGGGCATCGACCGGATGCGCGACATCCTGATCGAGAACACCGAGCGGTTCGCCAACGGCCTTCCCGCCAACAATGCGCTGCTGTGGGGCGCGCGCGGCATGGGCAAGTCGTCGCTGGTGAAGGCGGCGCACGCGACGATCAATCTCGCGCGCAAGCCGGCCGACCGGCTCAAGCTGATCGAGATCCACCGCGAGGATATCGAGAGCCTGCCGGCGCTGATGGACATCCTGCGCGCCGCTCCCTTCCACTTCATCGTGTTCTGCGACGACCTGTCCTTCGATGGCAATGACGCGTCCTACAAATCGCTCAAGGCCGTGCTCGAAGGCGGCATAGAGGGCCGGCCCGAGAACGTCATTCTCTACGCCACCTCGAACCGCCGCCATCTGCTCGCCCGCGACATGATCGAGAACGAGCGCTCCACCGCGATCAATCCGGGCGAAGCCGTCGAGGAGAAGGTGTCGCTGTCGGACCGCTTCGGCCTGTGGCTCGGCTTCCACCGCTGCAGCCAGGACGAATATCTCGCGATGGTCCGCGGCTATTGCAGCCATTTCGGCATTGCTGCCGACGACGACGAATTGGAGCGCGACGCGCTGGAATGGGCCACGACGCGCGGCTCGCGCTCCGGCCGTGTCGCTTGGCAGTTCACGCAGGACCTGGCCGGCCGCCTCGGCGTGCGGCTGAGCGCGAAGTAA
- a CDS encoding LysM peptidoglycan-binding domain-containing M23 family metallopeptidase: MPVTDELLRSRRLPQVAALALMSFGVAGCSADMSTRLSQTQNPFSNPFASDSTGSVQAQPPRQQQYSQPYTPAPAPAPAYSSSALPPPAVGAPQSYPSGGGAGVSGGGRGVASYAPPAAIPAPQAYAPPATHAYAPPAQPQLETTGAVPPRSIAAARPSGGTKIIVGTSDTLDVLAKRYRVTPAEILAANGYKGPRALSPGQQLIIPHPGAVAAAPAVQPVAAPVAAAPMVAPKPVAMAAPAAPATFHFVNRGDTLAGIARQNHVSTAELARANNLDQTSPLKLGARLTVPGKVAAVAAPVAPVAAVPQAVATVPAPAPTTRVATAAGPVQSARLAQANPAPEKEEEPARPAETTSSLPTFRWPARGKVITSYGAKTNGKANDGINIAVPEGTPVKAAEDGVVAYAGNELKGYGNLVLVRHSNGYVTAYAHASELMVKRGDPIKRGQVIAKSGQSGEVGSPQLHFEIRKGSSPVDPLQFLNGA; the protein is encoded by the coding sequence ATGCCCGTGACCGACGAGTTGCTTCGCTCGCGCCGCCTGCCGCAAGTCGCGGCGCTGGCGCTGATGTCGTTCGGCGTCGCCGGCTGCAGCGCCGACATGTCGACGCGGCTGTCCCAGACGCAAAATCCGTTCTCCAACCCGTTCGCCTCCGACTCCACCGGTTCGGTGCAGGCCCAGCCGCCGCGGCAACAGCAATACAGCCAGCCCTATACCCCGGCACCCGCGCCGGCTCCGGCGTATTCGTCATCCGCGCTGCCTCCGCCCGCGGTCGGGGCGCCGCAATCCTATCCCTCCGGCGGGGGCGCCGGCGTCTCCGGCGGCGGTCGTGGCGTCGCTTCATACGCGCCGCCCGCAGCCATCCCAGCGCCGCAGGCCTATGCGCCGCCGGCCACGCACGCCTACGCGCCGCCCGCGCAACCGCAGCTCGAGACCACCGGCGCGGTGCCGCCGCGCTCGATCGCCGCGGCGCGGCCCTCCGGCGGCACAAAGATCATCGTCGGCACCAGCGATACGCTTGATGTGCTGGCCAAGCGCTACCGGGTCACGCCGGCGGAAATCCTGGCGGCCAATGGCTACAAGGGGCCGCGTGCGCTGTCGCCGGGCCAGCAGCTGATCATTCCGCATCCGGGCGCTGTCGCGGCCGCGCCGGCCGTCCAGCCGGTCGCGGCGCCGGTGGCTGCAGCTCCCATGGTTGCGCCCAAGCCGGTTGCGATGGCCGCTCCCGCCGCTCCCGCGACCTTCCACTTCGTCAACCGCGGCGACACGCTGGCGGGCATCGCACGTCAGAATCACGTCTCGACGGCTGAGCTCGCACGCGCCAACAATCTCGACCAAACGTCTCCGTTGAAGCTCGGTGCCAGGCTGACCGTCCCTGGCAAGGTCGCGGCGGTGGCCGCGCCCGTGGCCCCGGTCGCAGCCGTTCCCCAGGCGGTTGCGACCGTGCCCGCGCCGGCGCCGACGACGCGGGTCGCGACAGCCGCCGGTCCGGTGCAGAGCGCGCGTCTCGCCCAGGCCAATCCGGCACCCGAGAAGGAGGAGGAGCCGGCGCGTCCGGCCGAGACCACCAGCTCGCTGCCGACCTTCCGCTGGCCGGCGCGCGGCAAGGTGATCACGAGCTACGGCGCCAAGACCAACGGCAAAGCCAATGACGGCATCAACATCGCGGTGCCTGAGGGCACGCCGGTGAAGGCCGCCGAGGACGGCGTGGTCGCTTACGCCGGCAATGAATTGAAGGGCTATGGCAATCTGGTCCTGGTGCGGCATTCCAACGGCTATGTCACCGCCTATGCCCATGCGAGTGAGCTGATGGTAAAGCGCGGTGATCCGATCAAGCGTGGCCAGGTCATTGCCAAGTCCGGTCAATCCGGAGAAGTCGGATCGCCACAGCTCCACTTCGAGATCCGCAAGGGATCGTCCCCGGTCGACCCGCTGCAATTCCTCAACGGGGCGTGA
- a CDS encoding protein-L-isoaspartate(D-aspartate) O-methyltransferase yields MPPTAPPEKMMFQLILRRRGISDQAVLRAMEEVPREEFVLPADRADAYRDSAMAIACGQTISQPFVVAYMTEQLKLQKSHRVLEIGTGSGYQAAVLARLTDHVLTVERFRTLADRARERLEKLNCFNVEVMLGDGYALPAGAGQFDRIIVTAAMEDIPQSLLDRLEPDGILIAPVGPHHGVQRLVRVTRTGDRFDRKELVDVRFVPAIPGIAREL; encoded by the coding sequence ATGCCCCCGACCGCTCCGCCCGAAAAGATGATGTTTCAGCTGATCTTGCGTCGGCGGGGTATCAGCGATCAGGCGGTGCTGCGCGCCATGGAGGAGGTCCCCCGGGAAGAGTTCGTGCTGCCGGCCGACCGCGCCGACGCCTATCGTGACAGTGCAATGGCGATCGCCTGCGGCCAGACCATCAGCCAACCCTTCGTGGTCGCCTACATGACTGAGCAGCTCAAGCTGCAGAAGAGCCATCGCGTGCTCGAAATCGGGACCGGCTCAGGCTACCAGGCCGCGGTCCTGGCTCGGCTGACCGACCATGTGCTGACAGTCGAGCGTTTCCGGACGCTTGCCGATCGGGCGAGAGAGCGACTGGAGAAGCTGAACTGCTTCAACGTCGAGGTGATGCTCGGCGACGGCTACGCGTTACCGGCCGGGGCCGGCCAATTCGACCGCATCATTGTGACCGCGGCCATGGAAGACATCCCGCAGAGCCTGCTCGACCGGCTGGAGCCGGACGGTATCCTGATCGCGCCTGTCGGACCTCACCACGGTGTCCAGCGGCTCGTGCGGGTGACCCGGACGGGCGATCGCTTCGACCGCAAGGAGCTCGTCGACGTGCGATTTGTGCCCGCAATTCCGGGGATTGCGCGCGAACTTTGA
- a CDS encoding response regulator, with translation MTAPRPPRGSVFLVEDEVMIRMMVADMLEELGYTVAAEAGEIGEAMKLAESTYFDVAILDVNVNGKVISPVADVIKGRNRPFIFATGYGSSGLPEEYRDRPALQKPFQLETLGKAIEHALRTAEPQS, from the coding sequence ATGACTGCACCGCGGCCGCCGCGCGGCTCTGTGTTTCTGGTTGAAGACGAAGTCATGATCAGGATGATGGTGGCCGACATGCTCGAAGAGCTCGGCTACACCGTCGCCGCAGAGGCCGGCGAAATCGGCGAAGCAATGAAGCTCGCCGAGAGTACCTATTTCGACGTCGCGATCCTCGACGTCAACGTCAACGGCAAGGTCATCTCGCCGGTGGCTGATGTGATCAAGGGTCGCAACCGGCCGTTCATCTTCGCCACGGGCTACGGTTCGTCGGGACTGCCGGAAGAGTATCGGGACCGGCCGGCCCTGCAGAAGCCATTTCAGCTCGAAACGCTCGGCAAAGCCATCGAGCACGCCCTGCGCACCGCCGAGCCCCAGAGCTAG
- the surE gene encoding 5'/3'-nucleotidase SurE has translation MRILCTNDDGIHAPGLKVIEEIARALSDDVWIVAPELDQSGVSHSLSLNDPLRLREVGPRHFAVRGTPTDCVIMGARHILGEKRPDLVLSGVNKGRNVAEDVVYSGTIAGALEGTILGLPSFALSQEFSIATRDKPSWDTALKFGPQIVRKVLDAGVPKNTVINVNFPSCAPDQVKGIVVTRQGKRNLGFLKVDERRDGRGNPYFWIGFDRAAALDVPEEGTDLAALAAHYVSVTPLRLDRTDEAFSGKLGSILA, from the coding sequence ATGCGGATTCTCTGCACCAATGACGACGGAATCCATGCTCCGGGTCTCAAGGTCATCGAGGAGATCGCGCGCGCGTTGTCCGACGATGTCTGGATCGTCGCGCCCGAGCTCGACCAATCCGGCGTGTCGCATTCGCTGTCGCTCAATGATCCCTTGCGGCTGCGCGAGGTTGGGCCGCGGCATTTCGCGGTCCGCGGTACGCCGACGGACTGCGTCATCATGGGTGCCCGTCATATCCTGGGCGAGAAGCGGCCGGATCTGGTGCTGTCAGGCGTGAACAAGGGCCGCAACGTCGCCGAGGACGTCGTTTATTCCGGTACCATCGCGGGAGCGCTCGAGGGCACCATTCTTGGCCTGCCGTCCTTCGCATTGTCGCAGGAGTTCAGCATCGCAACGCGCGACAAGCCGTCCTGGGACACTGCGCTCAAATTCGGCCCGCAGATCGTGCGCAAGGTGCTCGACGCTGGCGTGCCGAAGAACACCGTCATCAACGTCAACTTCCCGTCCTGCGCGCCCGATCAGGTCAAGGGGATCGTCGTGACCCGCCAGGGCAAGCGCAATCTCGGATTTCTGAAGGTCGACGAGCGGCGCGACGGGCGCGGCAATCCGTATTTCTGGATCGGCTTCGACCGCGCCGCGGCCCTCGATGTGCCCGAAGAGGGGACCGATCTTGCCGCGCTCGCCGCGCATTACGTCTCGGTGACCCCGCTGCGTCTCGACCGCACCGACGAAGCCTTCTCCGGCAAGCTCGGCAGCATTCTCGCCTGA